In Quercus robur chromosome 10, dhQueRobu3.1, whole genome shotgun sequence, a genomic segment contains:
- the LOC126701619 gene encoding acyl-coenzyme A thioesterase 2, chloroplastic-like isoform X2, with protein sequence MRLLRKSLSHHLFKPISIPFYTSKSSPHLSYFTAPTNPSPTQNIVPTNTHIPNSPKQSNPTFKKATLHDRNQIFNNEPSNPNLSNSSKQSKAINTHITNSAKKSNPTSKTTFLDQNNIFKNEPSYPNLFNSSKQSKPIIKTKIYHLNSYKFIQTRPFSSGNNSNPADSAIPVVSTIGSPFDASQPIDAGSSIRKPISLWPGMYHSPVTNALWEARSSIFENVVDTSTDGASQEELVKKTPGQSRTSIVYKFSSDYILREQYRNPWNEIRMGKLLEDLDALAGTIAFKHCCNDDGTTRPLLLVTASVDKMVLKKPIQVDADLKIVGAVTWVGRSSMEIQLEVTQSKKEATNGLDSLSLIANFTFVARDSNTGKSALVNQVSPESEQEKILWEEAEERNKLRKKRRAERKKDFENEDSDRLNALLAEGRIFCDMPALADRDSILIRDTCLDNSFICQPQQRNIHGRIFGGFLMRRAFELAFSTTYAFAGVQPHFLEVDHVDFFKPVSNKFYFTFSVNPEAMRSGLKIRNVVPATEEEARRVLERKDAEGS encoded by the exons ATGAGGCTACTCAGAAAATCACTTTCCCACCACCTCTTCAAACCAATCTCCATTCCTTTCTATACATCCAAATCCTCACCGCACCTTTCATACTTCACAGCTCCCACCAATCCATCTCCAACACAAAACATTGTTCCCACCAATACCCACATACCCAATTCACCAAAACAATCAAACCCCACTTTCAAAAAAGCCACACTTCATGATCGAAATCAAATCTTTAACAATGAACCCAGTAATCCAAACTTGTCCAATTCTTCAAAACAATCAAAAGCCATCAATACCCACATAacaaattcagcaaaaaaatcaaaccccacTTCCAAAACCACATTTCTTGATCAAAATAACATCTTTAAAAATGAGCCCAGTTATCCAAACTTGTTTAATTCTTCAAAACAATCAAAACCCATTATTAAGACCAAGATTTATCATCTAAATTCATACAAGTTCATTCAAACCAGGCCATTCTCTAGTGGAAACAATTCAAATCCTGCTGATTCTGCAATCCCAGTTGTTTCCACTATTGGTTCACCATTTGATGCTTCACAGCCTATTGATGCAGGCTCTTCAATTCGAAAACCGATTAGTCTATGGCCTGGAATGTACCATTCGCCTGTGACAAATGCTCTGTGGGAAGCAAGGTCGAGcatatttgaaaatgttgtggatacaTCAACCGATGGGGCTTCACAAGAAGAACTTGTGAAGAAAACTCCGGGGCAAAGCCGTACTAGTATTGTGTATAAGTTCTCGTCAGATTATATACTCAGAGAGCAATACAGGAATCCATGGAATGAGATTAGGATGGGGAAGTTGTTGGAGGATCTTGATGCTCTTGCTGGAACCATTGCATTCAAG CACTGCTGCAATGATGATGGCACAACAAGACCTTTGCTATTAGTTACAGCTTCTGTTGACAAGATGGTTCTGAAGAAACCCATCCAAGTTGACGCTGATTTGAAAATAGTTGGTGCTGTTACATGGGTTGGGCGGTCTTCCATGGAGATTCAACTAGAAGTGACTCAGTCCAAGAAAG AGGCCACAAATGGGTTAGATTCACTATCTCTTATAGCTAACTTCACATTTGTGGCTCGGGATTCCAACACCGGAAAATCAGCTCTAGTTAATCAGGTCTCACCTGAAAGTGAACAAGAGAAGATACTTTGGGAGGAAGCAGAAGAAAGGAACAAACTTAGGAAAAAGAGGAGAGCAGAACGTAAAAAAGATTTTGAGAATGAAGATTCAGATAGGCTCAATGCATTGTTGGCCGAAGGGCGAATCTTCTGTGATATGCCAGCATTGGCAGACAGAGATAGCATCCTGATTAGGGATACTTGCCTTGATAACTCTTTTATTTGCCAGCCGCAACAAAGGAACATCCATGGTCGTATTTTTGGAGGATTTTTGATGCGAAGAGCATTTGAACTGGCCTTCTCAACAACTTATGCCTTTGCTGGTGTACAACCACACTTTCTAGAAGTTGATCATGTTGATTTCTTTAAACCT GTGTCCAACAAATTCTATTTTACATTCTCGGTCAATCCTGAGGCTATGAGAAGTGGACTGAAGATTCGGAATGTTGTTCCTGCTACAGAAGAGGAAGCACGGCGGGTGCTTGAACGCAAGGATGCTGAGGGATCTTAG
- the LOC126701619 gene encoding acyl-coenzyme A thioesterase 2, chloroplastic-like isoform X1, protein MRLLRKSLSHHLFKPISIPFYTSKSSPHLSYFTAPTNPSPTQNIVPTNTHIPNSPKQSNPTFKKATLHDRNQIFNNEPSNPNLSNSSKQSKAINTHITNSAKKSNPTSKTTFLDQNNIFKNEPSYPNLFNSSKQSKPIIKTKIYHLNSYKFIQTRPFSSGNNSNPADSAIPVVSTIGSPFDASQPIDAGSSIRKPISLWPGMYHSPVTNALWEARSSIFENVVDTSTDGASQEELVKKTPGQSRTSIVYKFSSDYILREQYRNPWNEIRMGKLLEDLDALAGTIAFKHCCNDDGTTRPLLLVTASVDKMVLKKPIQVDADLKIVGAVTWVGRSSMEIQLEVTQSKKEATNGLDSLSLIANFTFVARDSNTGKSALVNQVSPESEQEKILWEEAEERNKLRKKRRAERKKDFENEDSDRLNALLAEGRIFCDMPALADRDSILIRDTCLDNSFICQPQQRNIHGRIFGGFLMRRAFELAFSTTYAFAGVQPHFLEVDHVDFFKPVDVGNFLRFKSCVLYTELENPAEPLINVEVVAHVTRPEFRRSEVSNKFYFTFSVNPEAMRSGLKIRNVVPATEEEARRVLERKDAEGS, encoded by the exons ATGAGGCTACTCAGAAAATCACTTTCCCACCACCTCTTCAAACCAATCTCCATTCCTTTCTATACATCCAAATCCTCACCGCACCTTTCATACTTCACAGCTCCCACCAATCCATCTCCAACACAAAACATTGTTCCCACCAATACCCACATACCCAATTCACCAAAACAATCAAACCCCACTTTCAAAAAAGCCACACTTCATGATCGAAATCAAATCTTTAACAATGAACCCAGTAATCCAAACTTGTCCAATTCTTCAAAACAATCAAAAGCCATCAATACCCACATAacaaattcagcaaaaaaatcaaaccccacTTCCAAAACCACATTTCTTGATCAAAATAACATCTTTAAAAATGAGCCCAGTTATCCAAACTTGTTTAATTCTTCAAAACAATCAAAACCCATTATTAAGACCAAGATTTATCATCTAAATTCATACAAGTTCATTCAAACCAGGCCATTCTCTAGTGGAAACAATTCAAATCCTGCTGATTCTGCAATCCCAGTTGTTTCCACTATTGGTTCACCATTTGATGCTTCACAGCCTATTGATGCAGGCTCTTCAATTCGAAAACCGATTAGTCTATGGCCTGGAATGTACCATTCGCCTGTGACAAATGCTCTGTGGGAAGCAAGGTCGAGcatatttgaaaatgttgtggatacaTCAACCGATGGGGCTTCACAAGAAGAACTTGTGAAGAAAACTCCGGGGCAAAGCCGTACTAGTATTGTGTATAAGTTCTCGTCAGATTATATACTCAGAGAGCAATACAGGAATCCATGGAATGAGATTAGGATGGGGAAGTTGTTGGAGGATCTTGATGCTCTTGCTGGAACCATTGCATTCAAG CACTGCTGCAATGATGATGGCACAACAAGACCTTTGCTATTAGTTACAGCTTCTGTTGACAAGATGGTTCTGAAGAAACCCATCCAAGTTGACGCTGATTTGAAAATAGTTGGTGCTGTTACATGGGTTGGGCGGTCTTCCATGGAGATTCAACTAGAAGTGACTCAGTCCAAGAAAG AGGCCACAAATGGGTTAGATTCACTATCTCTTATAGCTAACTTCACATTTGTGGCTCGGGATTCCAACACCGGAAAATCAGCTCTAGTTAATCAGGTCTCACCTGAAAGTGAACAAGAGAAGATACTTTGGGAGGAAGCAGAAGAAAGGAACAAACTTAGGAAAAAGAGGAGAGCAGAACGTAAAAAAGATTTTGAGAATGAAGATTCAGATAGGCTCAATGCATTGTTGGCCGAAGGGCGAATCTTCTGTGATATGCCAGCATTGGCAGACAGAGATAGCATCCTGATTAGGGATACTTGCCTTGATAACTCTTTTATTTGCCAGCCGCAACAAAGGAACATCCATGGTCGTATTTTTGGAGGATTTTTGATGCGAAGAGCATTTGAACTGGCCTTCTCAACAACTTATGCCTTTGCTGGTGTACAACCACACTTTCTAGAAGTTGATCATGTTGATTTCTTTAAACCT GTGGATGTTGGAAATTTCCTCCGGTTCAAGTCTTGTGTGCTCTACACTGAACTTGAGAACCCAGCTGAACCTCTGATAAATGTGGAAGTTGTTGCACATGTTACAAGGCCTGAGTTCCGACGCAGTGAG GTGTCCAACAAATTCTATTTTACATTCTCGGTCAATCCTGAGGCTATGAGAAGTGGACTGAAGATTCGGAATGTTGTTCCTGCTACAGAAGAGGAAGCACGGCGGGTGCTTGAACGCAAGGATGCTGAGGGATCTTAG
- the LOC126703740 gene encoding major strawberry allergen Fra a 1-3-like: MAPPMALILDIHLVPKIMPQFIKSIEFVEGDGGVCSIKKTTLAEGTSFKYLKHRIDALDADNCMCNYTLIEGDVLGDKLESISYEFKFESAGGGSVCKITSHYQTKGDYNVKEEDIKEAKDKHMEVYKIVEDRIPLGQS; the protein is encoded by the exons ATGGCTCCGCCCATGGCTTTGATCCTTGACATCCACCTCGTTCCCAAGATCATGCCTCAGTTCATCAAAAGCATTGAGTTCGTTGAAGGAGATGGAGGCGTTTGCAGCATTAAAAAGACCACTTTGGCTGAGG gGACTTCTTTCAAATACTTGAAGCACAGGATTGATGCGCTTGATGCTGATAACTGTATGTGCAACTACACTTTGATTGAAGGAGATGTGTTGGGTGACAAGCTTGAGTCAATTTCTTATGAGTTTAAGTTTGAATCCGCTGGTGGGGGAAGTGTTTGCAAGATAACTAGCCATTACCAGACAAAGGGTGACTATAATGTTAAGGAAGAGGACATCAAGGAGGCAAAGGACAAGCATATGGAAGTGTACAAGATTGTAGAAGATCGAATACCTCTTGGCCAATCCTAA
- the LOC126701623 gene encoding BTB/POZ and TAZ domain-containing protein 3-like yields MEEKKGVFAIAWAMEALLHICRDGCRTIAPCDKVLKGSQVACGFPACKGLETLVHHFSSCKTRVPSGCVHCKCMWQLLEWNSCLCNDPDSCKVLFAGISRKKCSSKQRMMRLSGDCWSVK; encoded by the exons atggaagagaaaaaaggTGTATTTGCAATTGCATGGGCGATGGAAGCCCTCCTTCACATTTGCAGGGATGGGTGTAGAACAATAGCGCCTTGTGACAAGGTTCTGAAGGGAAGCCAAGTTGCTTGTGGTTTTCCAGCTTGCAAAGGGCTTGAGACTTTAGTCCATCACTTCTCCAGTTGTAAGACCCGAGTTCCTAGTGGATGTGTTCACTGCAAGTGCATGTGGCAGCTGCTTGAATGGAATTCTTGCTTGTGCAATGACCCTGATTCTTGCAAGGTCCTCTTTGCAG GCATTTCAAGGAAAAAATGCAGTAGCAAGCAAAGAATGATGAGGCTAAGTGGAGACTGTTGGTCAGTAAAGTGA